In a single window of the Pontibacter russatus genome:
- a CDS encoding T9SS type A sorting domain-containing protein has product MKRILFFLVATLSFSTLSFAQVAPNFDIYAFPSRFDEKSEAYFDANGFDIRNVEVMTEGTIVSTYDHNDIDPQSIKRWLDKFFPGSTSSGKVVLDWESGPYMDMRNYPKSHSRFKAAEAKIIELITLVKRYRPNIDVSLYSFPFRTWNDWQQDNYNTPGKLDNVISKLDFITPSLYILYTDEEVGRERNLKYLRDNMDPALIYGKKYNKPVIPFVWHRVHFNSPLYGKQIMRKETLARYIKYVMNYSYNNYEPEGITWWDGVGGRLDNLGGMDGFLNGTVYNAETYDAMIVSFAKYIKQELNEGAVAAPAPSSDAQKVVSYTLFNADTKQEIKTLSNGAVLDLSTLPTKNLDIRANTSPATVGSVVFSLSGAASKSVIENISTYDMMGDQGAWVPAEGSYTLKATPYTAYGGSGTAGTSLSISFKVVKDASSSSSSDITLTLVNASNESDIMALTDGATLDLSKLPTKSLNVRANTVSSSVESVVLQLSGEETYKRTESGAPYTLRGDENGDYYGWTPASGSYTLKVISYSGAKGTGTVLNTVSVSFKVVTGLSTSSSSSATAGSEVAPLADGLSAYPNPASAMLNVEFGDTGEGVAKINLLDFNGNVVLTQEEQTSASGFRTALDVSSLKSGLYVLQVVTPKGRTSQRVVIE; this is encoded by the coding sequence ATGAAAAGAATTCTATTCTTCCTCGTAGCCACCCTTTCCTTTTCTACACTGAGTTTCGCCCAAGTAGCCCCTAATTTTGATATTTATGCCTTTCCGTCACGCTTCGACGAGAAATCAGAGGCGTATTTTGATGCCAATGGCTTTGATATCAGGAACGTTGAAGTAATGACAGAAGGAACCATTGTTTCCACTTATGATCACAATGACATTGATCCGCAGAGCATCAAGCGCTGGCTGGATAAGTTTTTCCCGGGTTCCACCAGTTCAGGTAAAGTGGTGCTGGACTGGGAGAGCGGCCCTTACATGGACATGAGGAACTACCCTAAGTCCCACAGCCGCTTCAAAGCTGCAGAGGCCAAAATAATTGAACTCATCACACTTGTTAAAAGATATAGGCCGAACATAGATGTTAGCCTATATAGCTTTCCCTTCCGCACCTGGAATGATTGGCAGCAAGATAACTATAACACTCCCGGCAAGCTTGACAACGTGATCTCCAAGCTTGATTTCATCACGCCCTCTTTGTATATCTTATATACTGACGAAGAGGTAGGACGTGAGCGTAACCTGAAGTACCTGCGCGACAATATGGATCCAGCCTTGATATATGGCAAGAAGTACAACAAGCCAGTGATTCCGTTTGTCTGGCACAGGGTGCACTTCAACAGCCCGCTCTATGGAAAGCAGATTATGCGCAAAGAGACGCTGGCGCGATACATCAAGTACGTGATGAATTACTCTTATAACAACTACGAGCCTGAAGGTATAACCTGGTGGGATGGCGTAGGCGGCCGACTGGATAACCTTGGCGGAATGGATGGGTTTTTGAACGGCACTGTATACAACGCAGAAACCTATGACGCCATGATCGTAAGCTTTGCAAAGTATATCAAGCAAGAGCTCAATGAGGGCGCAGTAGCTGCCCCTGCTCCTTCGTCCGATGCTCAGAAAGTGGTAAGCTACACGCTTTTCAACGCCGACACCAAGCAGGAAATAAAGACGCTGTCGAACGGTGCTGTGTTAGACCTATCCACCCTGCCAACCAAGAACCTGGACATCCGCGCCAACACAAGCCCCGCCACCGTGGGAAGTGTGGTGTTCTCCCTGAGCGGAGCGGCTAGCAAATCCGTGATTGAAAATATCTCTACCTATGATATGATGGGCGACCAAGGCGCGTGGGTGCCTGCAGAAGGAAGCTACACGCTTAAAGCCACGCCTTATACTGCCTACGGTGGATCTGGAACCGCCGGTACCTCCCTGAGCATCAGCTTCAAAGTAGTGAAAGATGCCTCCAGTTCCAGTTCATCGGATATCACGCTGACGCTGGTAAACGCAAGCAATGAAAGCGACATCATGGCCTTGACCGACGGCGCTACCTTAGACCTTTCCAAGCTGCCTACCAAGAGCCTCAATGTCCGCGCCAACACGGTTTCCTCTTCTGTGGAAAGTGTAGTGTTGCAGCTGTCAGGCGAAGAGACGTATAAGCGCACCGAGTCAGGGGCCCCTTACACGCTGAGAGGAGATGAGAATGGAGACTACTACGGCTGGACGCCGGCAAGCGGCAGCTACACGCTGAAAGTCATCTCCTACTCCGGGGCTAAAGGCACCGGCACCGTGCTGAACACCGTTTCCGTGTCCTTCAAGGTGGTGACTGGCCTGAGCACCTCGTCTTCAAGCAGCGCAACCGCAGGCTCGGAAGTGGCCCCACTCGCAGATGGCCTGTCAGCTTACCCGAACCCTGCCTCTGCCATGCTGAACGTGGAATTTGGCGACACGGGAGAGGGCGTGGCGAAAATCAACCTGCTGGACTTCAACGGAAACGTCGTGCTGACACAGGAGGAGCAGACTTCCGCCAGTGGCTTTAGAACGGCGCTTGATGTAAGCAGCCTGAAAAGCGGCCTCTACGTGCTGCAGGTGGTGACTCCGAAGGGACGCACCTCACAGCGTGTTGTTATAGAGTAA
- a CDS encoding O-antigen ligase family protein → MAVFFSFSGYYAVLLLSNNLLGLSFSQYFTIPVRILIVLLLFICFILIGRKEQIKQPVFIAFILFSLAYLFRIAAEILSGVQNHMSNSTFLLYFLSFCFLPFLCLFLKKELFADLKFYKWAILLSGAILAVLSFFFYRDIIGTVGRISLAVSKDENYISPLALSYSGSLTMGVALLVLLTNTNSKFVKLMLWIIAGVSCVPFFLGASRGSVIALAFPFILFILNHRSKLMSIYLLIAFVLFSAGVIVLSEQFGSTVIDRFMGINEDVDSGSSSASRLYIWSYALGHFADNPLLGHSLEVPETGHYPHNIFIEVLMATGIVGFLPFMFVIVKSVKQTLYIFKNRPELSWVAAIFLQSLIQNCFSGAIYTASWLFFSMAFILSMNLAPETIASPTLHILGQRKVRA, encoded by the coding sequence ATGGCTGTCTTTTTCTCTTTCTCGGGATACTATGCTGTGCTGTTGCTCTCCAACAATTTGCTTGGACTTAGCTTCTCACAGTACTTTACCATTCCGGTCAGGATACTGATTGTGCTGTTGCTGTTCATCTGCTTTATTTTGATAGGAAGAAAGGAGCAGATCAAGCAGCCGGTGTTCATCGCATTCATTCTGTTCTCACTGGCTTATCTATTCCGGATAGCTGCTGAAATCCTGAGCGGTGTACAGAACCATATGAGCAACAGCACTTTTCTCCTTTATTTCCTGTCATTCTGCTTTTTGCCTTTCCTGTGCCTATTTCTAAAGAAGGAACTATTCGCAGACCTGAAATTTTACAAATGGGCAATCCTGCTGTCAGGAGCTATATTAGCTGTATTGTCATTTTTTTTCTACAGAGATATTATCGGTACCGTAGGCAGAATCTCGCTGGCAGTTTCTAAAGATGAGAATTATATATCTCCTTTAGCCCTGTCTTATTCCGGCTCTCTTACGATGGGAGTGGCTTTGCTCGTGCTGCTTACAAACACTAATTCAAAGTTTGTTAAGCTGATGCTATGGATTATTGCGGGAGTGTCCTGTGTTCCGTTCTTTCTAGGAGCCTCACGGGGCTCTGTCATAGCCCTGGCCTTTCCTTTCATCCTCTTTATATTAAACCATCGGAGCAAGCTGATGAGCATATACCTGCTGATCGCATTTGTTTTGTTCTCTGCCGGTGTAATAGTCCTCAGTGAGCAGTTCGGCAGTACTGTTATCGACAGGTTTATGGGCATCAACGAGGACGTTGATTCGGGAAGTTCTTCGGCCTCAAGACTTTATATATGGTCCTATGCGCTCGGCCATTTTGCTGACAATCCTTTGTTGGGCCACAGCTTAGAAGTGCCGGAGACAGGGCACTATCCTCACAATATTTTCATTGAGGTGCTCATGGCTACCGGCATCGTTGGTTTCCTCCCCTTTATGTTCGTGATAGTTAAATCTGTGAAGCAAACCCTTTATATATTCAAAAACAGACCTGAGCTTTCATGGGTGGCCGCAATTTTTCTGCAGAGTCTGATTCAGAATTGTTTCAGCGGCGCAATTTATACTGCCAGTTGGCTGTTTTTCTCTATGGCATTCATTTTATCCATGAATCTGGCTCCTGAGACAATTGCTAGCCCAACGCTGCACATACTTGGTCAAAGGAAGGTGCGCGCCTAA
- a CDS encoding glycosyltransferase family 4 protein, translating to MKILKILFSSDRGGVLAYEVQFIQEFKRRGIQVDAVILGEESQAKVYKSLCDTSYTIPSLDAQLAGSPLNILNSLLKSYTFGAKYSKYLRQQIGAGKQYDAIMYCRPNLIHLAGMLSQTYGCKALWHLPNTVNRDMARKYYKLFCDKYGIISIGNSAYTRDTLGEQCKHIVYMGYDERRVQASNLSFRTELGIEAGAPVYGIAARLHVDKAQDIVVEAFANSDIPAKGGHLLVAGGPVGSEFYAKIHKAAKGLAGKQVHFLGEVSDLPKFYSSIDVAINGRRNVEPFGISVAEALGAGKPVIAYYLGGPSEMIEHGKNGWLVNAPAVEDFKAAFNNSLENRGRWGEMGAYARSCAKTFSVEDNTDRLLEIIEGSRSRQTVLAH from the coding sequence ATGAAAATACTAAAGATATTGTTTAGCAGCGACAGAGGCGGTGTGCTGGCATATGAAGTCCAGTTTATCCAGGAGTTCAAGAGAAGAGGCATTCAGGTGGACGCCGTCATACTTGGCGAAGAGAGCCAGGCGAAGGTGTACAAAAGCCTGTGCGATACATCCTACACGATCCCTTCCCTTGATGCTCAACTGGCCGGTTCTCCCTTAAATATCCTTAACTCTCTGCTGAAGTCATATACTTTTGGAGCAAAATATTCGAAGTATCTGAGGCAACAAATCGGTGCTGGCAAGCAATACGATGCCATTATGTACTGCAGGCCTAACCTGATACACCTGGCGGGCATGCTGTCACAAACTTATGGGTGCAAAGCCCTGTGGCATCTGCCCAACACCGTAAACCGGGATATGGCCAGGAAGTACTATAAACTGTTTTGCGACAAATACGGCATCATCTCGATCGGGAACAGCGCCTATACCAGAGACACATTGGGCGAGCAGTGCAAGCACATCGTATATATGGGCTACGACGAAAGGCGCGTACAGGCAAGCAATCTCAGCTTTAGAACTGAACTAGGCATAGAAGCAGGGGCACCCGTATATGGCATTGCAGCGAGGCTGCACGTAGACAAAGCACAGGACATAGTGGTGGAGGCCTTCGCCAACTCTGACATACCGGCCAAAGGAGGGCACCTGCTGGTTGCCGGCGGCCCTGTTGGCTCTGAATTTTACGCGAAGATTCACAAAGCCGCGAAGGGGCTGGCAGGCAAGCAGGTGCATTTTCTGGGGGAAGTGAGCGACCTTCCAAAATTTTATTCCAGCATTGATGTCGCTATCAACGGGCGGAGAAACGTAGAGCCTTTCGGGATAAGCGTGGCCGAGGCGCTTGGAGCCGGCAAGCCTGTAATTGCGTATTACCTGGGCGGCCCTTCCGAGATGATTGAGCATGGAAAGAACGGGTGGCTTGTGAACGCGCCCGCTGTGGAGGATTTCAAGGCTGCTTTCAACAACTCCCTGGAGAACAGGGGCAGGTGGGGCGAGATGGGAGCTTATGCCAGGTCATGCGCCAAAACATTCAGCGTGGAGGATAACACCGACAGGCTACTGGAAATAATAGAGGGATCCAGAAGCAGGCAAACCGTTTTAGCTCATTAG